The DNA sequence GCGGCGTCTTCGCGCAGGCGTCGGCGGGGGATGTCGCCGGGGCCTTCCTGCACGGCCTGCGCTTCGATCTCTCGGCGATTGCGTACACGAACATCCCGTTCATCCTGCTGTCGCTGGCGCCCGCCGCGTGGCTCGCGCGGCGCTGGTACCAGTGGATGCTGCGCGGCTTGTTCGTGGTGGCGAACGGTGCGGCGACGATCGTCATGGTGGGCGACGTGGGCTACTATCCGTTCACCGGCACGCGCGTCACGATGGATGTCTTCGCACTGACCGGGGAAGCGACGGCGCAGGCGGACCAGTTGTTCGTGAACTTCGCAGGACTCACGCTGATCGGCGTGGGATTGCTCGCGGCCCTGCTGGTGTTCTATCCGCGCCCGGCGGTTGAGGCACCGGCACCCGTGCCGCGCTGGCGACGCATCGCCACGTCGTTCGCGGTGATCTTCGCTACGGTGGTTGCCGCGCGCGGTGGATTCCAGAAGAAGCCGCTGAACCCGATTCATGCCTTCGAAGGCGGCAGCCACGAGATCGGCGTGCTCACGCTCAACTCGGCGTTCACGCTGCTGCAATCTCCCCGCGACCGCGCGCTCGAGCCCGTGGCGTACTTCGAGAGCGCCGCAGCGGTGGACTCGCTGCTCCCGCTGGCCTACGGCCTGACCGACGCCGCTGCAGCGCCGCGGAAGCAGAACATCGTGCTGCTGATCCTCGAGAGCTACGCCACGGAGTTCTGGGGCGGCAGCGACCGCGAGCATCCGGAGCTGACGCCGTTCCTCGACTCCCTCAAGCAGCACGGGACGTTCTACACCGAGAGCTTCGCCAACGGGCGGCGCTCGATGGACGCGTTGCCAAGCATCTTGTTGGGGATGCCGCTGTACCGCGGGCAGAGCATCGCGGTGAGTCGCTACCAGAGCAATCAGTGGGTCGGGCTCGGCCATTTCCTCGGGGAGGCGGGCTACCACACGGCCTTCTTCCACGGGGCGGTGAAGGGCACGATGTACTTCGACGCGATCGCCGCGCTGTCGGGCATCGAGGATTTCTATCCGCTCGAGCGTTTCCCCGAGGAGGTGCAGCAGGAGGCCTTCGACGGCCACTGGGGGCTCTTCGACGAGGAAGCGCTGCAGTTCGCGGTCCGGCACGTGGGCACGTTCCGTGAGCCCTGGTTCGCGACGATGTTCACGATCAGCACGCACCACCCGTACCGCCTGCCGCCCAAGTACGCGGACTCGCTGCCGAAGGGGTCGCGGGAGATCCACGCCAGCGTGGCGTACACCGACTTGGCGGTGCGCCGCTTCTTCGAGGTGGCGCGCACGCAGCCGTGGTTCGAGAACACGCTGTTCGTGATCACGGGCGACCACACGCCGCCGTCACGCTCGGCGCGCTACGACACGCCGCTCGGCCGCTACATGGTGCCCACGCTGCTGTACCATCCGGGCGGCACGCTGCCGCCGCTGGACACGGCGCGCGTGGTGCAGCACGTCGATCTCTTCCCGACCATCCTCGACTACGCCGGCGTGCATCCGGAGCGCGTGCCGCGCTTCGGCCACTCGCTGTTCGCGGCGCAGGAGGGCGAGGCGGTGCTGACGACGGACGAGGTGTACTGGCTCGTGAGGCGCGACGGCGTGCTCGAGCGGCGGCCGGATGGAAGTGAGCGGATGCTGGCCTACCGGCGCGAGCGCACGGGCGAGGAGGGCGCCGGCGTTGCGAGCGATCGCCAGGCCGAGGCGTCGCGGCGGCTGCTGGCGTACGTGCAGCACTACACGATGTCGTTGATCAACAACTCGTTCTACCGCGACGGCGTGCGTCGCACCGCGACCGATGACTGACGGCGGCGCATCGATGCGCCGCTGGTTCTGGGGCCTGACGCTCGCCGTGCTGGTCACGCGGGTCGCGGCGATCCTCGTGCTGCGCACGTACCTCGGGGATGCGGGCACATACGAGCACGATGAGATCGCGCGCGGGCTCGTCGAGGGCCGCGGGTTCACGTTCCGGTTCTTCGCGGACGTTCCGCACCCCTCCGGCCACCAGGCGCCGGCGCTGCCGTTCCTGCTGGCGCTCGGATACTGGACGTTCGGCGCGGGGGCACCCGCGGGCATCGCGATGGCGCAGGTGGTGCTGGCGCTCCTCGTCACCGCGGGCGCGATGGCGCTGGGCCGGATCGCGTGGCAGTGGTGGGGGCTGCGCGGCATGCAGCTGGCGATGGGTGCCTTCCTGCTGTACCCGGCGTTCGCGTACATGCCGACGCGCGTGCAGACGGTGAACTGGACCGTCGCATTCCTGTTGCTGTTGCTGGCTGGATTCGTGGCGATGTCGGAGCGGCGTGGCGGTGCGGGGGTGGCGCTGGGCACCGGTGTCGCCGCCGGACTTGGCGCGCTCGGCGAGCCGACGCTGGCGGCACCGTTCGGGCTGTGCTGGCTCGCGCTGGTGTGGATGCGCCGCGATCGCCTGCCCCTGGCGGTGATGGTTGCCGTGGGCTTCTGGGTGGTGGTCCTGCCGTGGTCGCTGCGGAACCAGCGCGTGCTCGGGCAGTTCGGACCGAAGAGTTCGTTCGCGTATGTCGCGTGGCAGGGCAATCACATCGGCGCCTCCGGTACGGACAAGCGACCGGTGGCGGATTCGACGGCGCGAGCGCTTGCGTGGCGCATCGGGGGCCCCGACCTGGAGGCGCAGCTCGCCGCCGCGCGCGCGCAAGCGGTGACGGTGGATGCCGACATGACCGCGGCGGACAGCGCGGCCGTGCGCGCACTCCCCGATGAGCGGGCGCGGATGCAGTGGTTCAGCCAGCGCCTGCGCGCAGACCTCGCGGCGGATCCGATGGCGTACCTCCGGGTCTCGGCGACGCGGGCGCGGATGCTGCTGTGGTTTGACGAGACGAATCCGCGGGCCTTCGTGGCCGCGTACCGCGTGCCCTACGTGCTGCTGCTCGCCATTGCCCTGGGCGGGCTGTTGCGGTGGCGCCGGTCATGGCGTCCGGGGTATGTGATGTGGTGGGCCGCCGTCGCCGGACTCTCGGCGGTGTACGTGCTCGTGATCATGTCGGCGCGCTTCCGCCTGCCGCTCGAAGCCCTGTTCGTCCTTCCGGCCGCCGGGTTCCTCCTCCAGCTTACAGCATGGCGATCCTCCGCAACCCGCTCCACGACGAACAAGCCAACCTAGCCACCATCTCGCTGGTGGTGCTGGCGGCCGTCGCGATCGTGGCGGCGCTCGCCTTCACGCGGCCGGTGCTGGTGCCGTTGGTCGTGGCGCTGATCGTCTACTATCTCGTCTCGCCGGTCGCCGACTTCCTCGAACTCAAGCTGCGCTTCACGCGCTGGCTCTCGACGCTGGTGGTGATGCTGCTCGTCGGGGCGGTGCTCTCGCTGCTCGGGCTGCTGTTCCTGACCTCGGCGCGCGGATTGCTGGGCTCGGCGGACGTGTACCAGGTGAAGCTGCTCGATGTGGTGACGACGGTGACCGAGTGGCTCGATGCGCGTGGCCTCACGCTGAGCCGCGACGCGATCGTGACGGCGGTCAGCGAGCTGCCGACGCAACGGGCGATGCAGGCGGGGGCCGGGCTGGCCGTGAGCCTGGTGCAGAACGGCACATTGGTGCTGCTCTTCGTGATCTTCCTGCTGCTCGGGCGCACGCGGCAGCTCATCAAGCATCCGGTGTTCCGGCAGATCGACCGCGACATCCGTCGGTATCTCGTCTTGAAGACGCTCATCTCGCTGGCGACCGGCGTGATGTTCTGGGTGATCCTCACGTCCTTCGGCATCGAACTGGCGCTGGTGTTCGGCGTCGTGACCTTCGTGCTGAACTTCATCCCGAGCATCGGGAGCATCGTGGCGACGCTGCTGCCGATCCCCGTGGCGCTGGTCCAGTACGAGACCCTGGGACCGGTCATCGCGCTCGTCGTCTTGATGACGCTCGTGCAGCTCATCATCGGCAACGGCATCGATCCGCTGCTCATGGGCCAGAACCTCAACCTGAGCCCGGTGACGATCCTCGCGGCCCTCGTCTTCTGGGGCCTGATCTGGGGCGTGGTCGGCATGCTGCTCGCGGCGCCGCTCACGGCGATCCTGCGCATCATCCTCGCGCAGTTCGAGACGACGCGCCCGATGAGCGAACTCCTCGCCGGGCGATTGCCGGAAGGGGATGCGGGCATGACGGTCGAGCATCCGACGCCGCCACAGGCCCCGCAAGCGCCGCGCAACGCGGCCTAGCGCGCGGCGCCAGGCGCGATTATTCCTTCGGCACAGCCGCCAGGGGTACTTCGCGTCCGCGAAGTTGAGAAACACTCTTGGAACCTGACCCGGTTTAGACCGGCGTAGGGAGTGCGGCGAGTGTCGTGACCGATTCCCGGCCATGCCACCCGCTCATCGGTGGCGTGGCCGTCGTGTTTCCGCGACGCCCCATGCCCCGGTGAGGCCCAGCACTTCGGCGTTCTCTTTTTCACTCCGAGGACTCCGCTGATGTTCCGTTCCGCCGTTGTTCCCGCTGTCACCTTCCTGCTCGCCGCGCTGCCGCTCGGCGCGCAGCAGACGCCAGGCCGCGATAGCAGCGCGGCACGCGATACGCTCGAGACTTTCGTCGTCCGCGCCGTCCGCGCCGGCGGTGCCGCGGCGACTTCGCAAACGCTGCTCGACCGCAAGACCATCGAACGCAGTTACGTGGGTCAGGACGCGCCGCTCGCGTTGCTTGGCGCCACCGGCATCACCGCGGCGTCGGACGCGGGCACCTTCTCCGGCTACAGCTCGATCCGCCTGCGCGGCGTGGACCAGACGCGGCTCAGCATCTCGGTCGACGGCGTGCCGCTGAACGATCCGGAGGACCAGGTCCTCTACTTCTCGAACGTGCCGGACTTCATGAACTCGATGCACTCGGTGCGCGTGCAGCGCGGCGTGGGGTCGAGTGCGTTCGGCACCGCGGCCTTCGCCGGCTCGCTGGATTTCGAGTCGCTGCCGCTGCTGGCCACGCCGAAGTTCCGGGAGCTGCAGGTGACCGGCGGTTCGTGGGGGACGCGTCGCACGAGCCTCGAGGCCGCGTCGGGGCCGGTCGGTGCGGCAGGGCGCCTGGCGGCGTACGCGCGGCTCTCCGCGCAGGAGACCGACGGATTCCGCGAGCACTCCGGCAACCGCGCCGCGTCGGGCTTCGTCTCGCTCGGCTGGTTCGGCGATCGCGATGCGCTCAAGTTCACGGGCTTCGCCGGCCGCTCGCGCATGCAGCTCGCGTACTACGCGCCCAGCGAAGCCGAGCTGGCGGTGAATCCGCGCGCGAACCCGATGGGCGAGGACGAACGCGACAACTTCCGTCAGGAGATGCTGAGCCTGCAGTACACGCGGGTGCTGCGTCCGGGGCTCACGCTCACCACCACGGGCTACCGCAACAGCGCCGGCGGCTGGTACGACGTGAATGTCGGCGATCCGACGCTCTGGCGCTTCAATCTCGATCACGTGTGGTACGGTGCGCTGTCCACGCTGCAGTGGGCGGGCGAACGCAGCACGCTCACGGCGGGCGCGCACGTCAGCGACTACGCGCGCGATCACTTCCTCAACGTGACGCCCGACTACCGCAGCAGGGTCTACGACAACACGGGCCACAAGCAGGAGCAGAGCGCGTTCGTGAAGGGCAGCATCACGCGCGGGCGCGTGGATTGGCATGCCGACCTGCAGCTGCGTCGCGCAGCCTTCCGCTATGCCGCCAGCGCCGGCACAACGTTCGGCGAGCCCAGTGTGGACTGGCTGTTCGTGAATCCCAAGATCGGCGTCACGTGGCGGCTGCAGCCGTCGGTTGAACTCTTCGCCTCGCTGGGGCAGGCGAGCCGCGAGCCGACGCGCAGCGACATGTTCGCCGGTGCGGACGACCTCGACGATGCCGCGGCCGCCGAACTCCTGCCGCTAACGCGCGTGAAGCCGGAACGCCTCACCGATCTCGAGCTCGGTGCCCGGGCGCGCCGCGGGCGCCTCCAGGCCAGCGTCAACGCCTTCGCGATGCAGTTCCGCAACGAGATCGCCGCCATCGGCCAGGTCGCCGTGACAGGCAGCCAGATCCGGAAGAACGTGCCGCGCTCCTCACGCGTCGGCGTCGAGGCGGAACTGGGCTGGCAGGCGCACGAAACCCTGTTGCTCACGGGCAACGCGACGTGGATGCGGGCGCGCATCGCCGAGTATACGGACGAGGCCTCGGGTACGACGTTCCGTGACGTGCCGCCGGTGCTCACGCCGGCGCTGATCGCCAACGCGCAGGCCGCGTGGACGCCGCGCCGCGACCTAGAGCTCTCGCTCAGTGCCAGGCACGTGGCGGAATCGCAGCTTGCCAACGACGGCAACGCGGCGCTCGTGACCCCGGCGTTCACGCTCGCCGACCTCGGCGCCGCATATACGCTGCGCGGCACCACGCTGCGCCTGCAGGTGCAGAACCTGTTCGATGCCACCGCGTACGCCGCTGGTTACACGGACGGCAGCGTCCGCTACTTCTTCCCGGTCGCGGCGCGGACGGTGATGGCGACGGTGTCCCTGCGCTTCTAGGTTTGCAGCATGACGCGACGCAGCCTGCAACAGGAACTCAAGCAGTCCAAGCCCTTTGATACGCCTGCGGACGAGGCCGTGGTGGCGCTCATGCGCACCGCGGCCCTCG is a window from the Pseudogemmatithrix spongiicola genome containing:
- a CDS encoding LTA synthase family protein; translated protein: MSSVRPVLLSVTDPSNHATARRFWRDPVGVLLGRLGLAVAVYTAIRLTFFLDHRGVFAQASAGDVAGAFLHGLRFDLSAIAYTNIPFILLSLAPAAWLARRWYQWMLRGLFVVANGAATIVMVGDVGYYPFTGTRVTMDVFALTGEATAQADQLFVNFAGLTLIGVGLLAALLVFYPRPAVEAPAPVPRWRRIATSFAVIFATVVAARGGFQKKPLNPIHAFEGGSHEIGVLTLNSAFTLLQSPRDRALEPVAYFESAAAVDSLLPLAYGLTDAAAAPRKQNIVLLILESYATEFWGGSDREHPELTPFLDSLKQHGTFYTESFANGRRSMDALPSILLGMPLYRGQSIAVSRYQSNQWVGLGHFLGEAGYHTAFFHGAVKGTMYFDAIAALSGIEDFYPLERFPEEVQQEAFDGHWGLFDEEALQFAVRHVGTFREPWFATMFTISTHHPYRLPPKYADSLPKGSREIHASVAYTDLAVRRFFEVARTQPWFENTLFVITGDHTPPSRSARYDTPLGRYMVPTLLYHPGGTLPPLDTARVVQHVDLFPTILDYAGVHPERVPRFGHSLFAAQEGEAVLTTDEVYWLVRRDGVLERRPDGSERMLAYRRERTGEEGAGVASDRQAEASRRLLAYVQHYTMSLINNSFYRDGVRRTATDD
- a CDS encoding TonB-dependent receptor; the encoded protein is MFRSAVVPAVTFLLAALPLGAQQTPGRDSSAARDTLETFVVRAVRAGGAAATSQTLLDRKTIERSYVGQDAPLALLGATGITAASDAGTFSGYSSIRLRGVDQTRLSISVDGVPLNDPEDQVLYFSNVPDFMNSMHSVRVQRGVGSSAFGTAAFAGSLDFESLPLLATPKFRELQVTGGSWGTRRTSLEAASGPVGAAGRLAAYARLSAQETDGFREHSGNRAASGFVSLGWFGDRDALKFTGFAGRSRMQLAYYAPSEAELAVNPRANPMGEDERDNFRQEMLSLQYTRVLRPGLTLTTTGYRNSAGGWYDVNVGDPTLWRFNLDHVWYGALSTLQWAGERSTLTAGAHVSDYARDHFLNVTPDYRSRVYDNTGHKQEQSAFVKGSITRGRVDWHADLQLRRAAFRYAASAGTTFGEPSVDWLFVNPKIGVTWRLQPSVELFASLGQASREPTRSDMFAGADDLDDAAAAELLPLTRVKPERLTDLELGARARRGRLQASVNAFAMQFRNEIAAIGQVAVTGSQIRKNVPRSSRVGVEAELGWQAHETLLLTGNATWMRARIAEYTDEASGTTFRDVPPVLTPALIANAQAAWTPRRDLELSLSARHVAESQLANDGNAALVTPAFTLADLGAAYTLRGTTLRLQVQNLFDATAYAAGYTDGSVRYFFPVAARTVMATVSLRF
- a CDS encoding AI-2E family transporter, which translates into the protein MAILRNPLHDEQANLATISLVVLAAVAIVAALAFTRPVLVPLVVALIVYYLVSPVADFLELKLRFTRWLSTLVVMLLVGAVLSLLGLLFLTSARGLLGSADVYQVKLLDVVTTVTEWLDARGLTLSRDAIVTAVSELPTQRAMQAGAGLAVSLVQNGTLVLLFVIFLLLGRTRQLIKHPVFRQIDRDIRRYLVLKTLISLATGVMFWVILTSFGIELALVFGVVTFVLNFIPSIGSIVATLLPIPVALVQYETLGPVIALVVLMTLVQLIIGNGIDPLLMGQNLNLSPVTILAALVFWGLIWGVVGMLLAAPLTAILRIILAQFETTRPMSELLAGRLPEGDAGMTVEHPTPPQAPQAPRNAA